CACTCGCTGGCGATCTCGCGGCGGCGCTCGATCTCGGCTTCGTTCTCGAGGTCGGCGATGCTCGCGCGGAGCTCGCCGGGGCGTTCGATCCCGTACGTGTCTTTCCACTCCGTGATCCGGGTTCGCATCGACGTAAGGGCGGTCGTGAGTTCCTCACGAGTGTGTTCGCGCTGGAGGGTAGCGATCTCCCGGTACGTGGCCATCAACTGATCGATACAGTAGAGTGTCTGGTCGCCCCGCTCGAGTTTTCGAAGGACGTCGTCTTCGACGAGCTGCTCGAGGTACTTCTGGGCGGTTTTGACCGAGACCTCCGTCTCGGTGGCGACCTGCGACGCCGTCCGCGGCGTCCGCAGGGTGCGTGCGGCAACACGGACTCGGTCGCCACGCGTCAGCGAGGGGCGTGTTTCG
The sequence above is drawn from the Natrononativus amylolyticus genome and encodes:
- a CDS encoding DUF7342 family protein — encoded protein: MADDSPASEAETRPSLTRGDRVRVAARTLRTPRTASQVATETEVSVKTAQKYLEQLVEDDVLRKLERGDQTLYCIDQLMATYREIATLQREHTREELTTALTSMRTRITEWKDTYGIERPGELRASIADLENEAEIERRREIASEWEHLEGRLPVVRAALNEYDWASERDTLSV